Proteins from a single region of Haliaeetus albicilla chromosome Z, bHalAlb1.1, whole genome shotgun sequence:
- the LOC138683846 gene encoding gastric inhibitory polypeptide receptor-like isoform X3, protein MGHWAVAPPLLSRVLRGAEEERSAQATLAAWREYRHACELRLRLDPPAPGPVCNRSFDMYACWGDAAPNSTITVPCPWYLPWHHRVQGGVVARRCGPDGRWVTDETGWPWRDHSQCEDPAQEQLLQRQAWLLEQFRLLYTVGYSLSLIALLLALLLLLLFRRLRCTRNFIHANLFLSFVLRAGAILTRDALLQRRLRPGPGHPLQLLGQQALTQYCVGANYGWLLAEGLFLHKLLVLAAFSGERCLPAFLLLGWGGPVLFVVPWVVMRYLYENEGCWERNEKAAVWWIIRCPILMAVVVNFVVFVRIVRILVAKVRAHQVSRGDTRVRLARSTLTLIPLLGVHEVAFALVGEGQGGGTLRLVRLCLQLLLSSSQGLIVSILYCFVNKEVQAEVRRGWQRCRLGAPCPSGPPRAPSRGTRRYVAVGGQHPAPPHPGGHLIAESCC, encoded by the exons ATGGGCCACTGGGCAGTGGCCCCACCTCTGCTCAGCCGGGTCCTGCGTGGGGCAGAG GAGGAGCGCTCAGCCCAGGCGACGCTGGCTGCCTGGCGTGAGTACCGGCATGCTTGTGAGCTGCGCCTGCGCCTCGACCCCCCGGCACCTG GACCCGTCTGCAACCGCAGCTTTGACATGTACGCCTGCTGGGGGGACGCGGCTCCCAACAGCACCATCACCGTCCCCTGCCCGTGGTACCTGCCCTGGCACCACCGAG TGCAGGGTGGGGTGGTGGCTCGGCGCTGCGGACCTGACGGGCGGTGGGTGACAGACGAGACGGGGTGGCCCTGGCGGGACCATTCGCAGTGCGAGGACCCGGcgcaggagcagctgctgcag CGGCAGGCCTGGCTGCTGGAGCAGTTCCGTCTCCTCTACACCGTGGGATACTCCCTCTCCCTCATCGCCctcctcctggcactgctgctgcttctgctcttcag GCGCCTGCGTTGCACCCGCAACTTCATCCACGCCAACCTCTTCCTGTCCTTCGTGCTGCGGGCGGGCGCCATCCTGACACGGGATGCGCTGCTCCAACGCCGACTGCGCCCCGGTCCCGGGCAccccctgcagctgctgggccAGCAG GCTCTCACCCAGTACTGTGTGGGGGCTAACTACGGGTGGCTGCTGGCCGAAGGACTCTTCCTCCACAAGCTCCTGGTGCTGGCAGCCTTCTCCGGCGAGCgctgcctccctgccttcctcctccttggcTGGG GAGGTCCCGTGCTCTTCGTGGTACCATGGGTGGTGATGAGGTACCTCTATGAGAATGAGGG GTGCTGGGAGAGGAACGAGAAGGCAGCAGTATGGTGGATAATCCGCTGTCCCATCCTGATGGCTGTGGTG GTGAACTTCGTGGTGTTTGTGCGCATCGTCCGCATCTTGGTGGCCAAAGTCCGGGCGCATCAGGTGTCCCGCGGGGACACCAGGGTCAG gctggcCAGGTCGACACTGACACTGATCCCGCTGCTGGGGGTGCATGAGGTGGCCTTCGCCCTggtgggagaggggcaggggggtggcACTCTGCGCCTGGTGCGGCTTTGCCTGCAGCtactgctctcctcctcccag GGCCTCATTGTCAGCATCCTCTACTGCTTCGTCAACAAGGAG GTGCAGGCGGAGGTGCGACGTGGGTGGCAGCGGTGCCGCTTGGGTGCCCCATGCCCATCCggccccccccgagccccctcCCGTGGCACCCGCCGCTACGTGGCAGTGGGggggcagcacccagcacccccccatCCCGGGGGGCACCTGATTGCcgagagctgctgctga
- the LOC138683846 gene encoding gastric inhibitory polypeptide receptor-like isoform X1, whose amino-acid sequence MGHWAVAPPLLSRVLRGAEEERSAQATLAAWREYRHACELRLRLDPPAPGPVCNRSFDMYACWGDAAPNSTITVPCPWYLPWHHRVQGGVVARRCGPDGRWVTDETGWPWRDHSQCEDPAQEQLLQRQAWLLEQFRLLYTVGYSLSLIALLLALLLLLLFRRLRCTRNFIHANLFLSFVLRAGAILTRDALLQRRLRPGPGHPLQLLGQQQAVTGCRLAQALTQYCVGANYGWLLAEGLFLHKLLVLAAFSGERCLPAFLLLGWGGPVLFVVPWVVMRYLYENEGCWERNEKAAVWWIIRCPILMAVVVNFVVFVRIVRILVAKVRAHQVSRGDTRVRLARSTLTLIPLLGVHEVAFALVGEGQGGGTLRLVRLCLQLLLSSSQGLIVSILYCFVNKEVQAEVRRGWQRCRLGAPCPSGPPRAPSRGTRRYVAVGGQHPAPPHPGGHLIAESCC is encoded by the exons ATGGGCCACTGGGCAGTGGCCCCACCTCTGCTCAGCCGGGTCCTGCGTGGGGCAGAG GAGGAGCGCTCAGCCCAGGCGACGCTGGCTGCCTGGCGTGAGTACCGGCATGCTTGTGAGCTGCGCCTGCGCCTCGACCCCCCGGCACCTG GACCCGTCTGCAACCGCAGCTTTGACATGTACGCCTGCTGGGGGGACGCGGCTCCCAACAGCACCATCACCGTCCCCTGCCCGTGGTACCTGCCCTGGCACCACCGAG TGCAGGGTGGGGTGGTGGCTCGGCGCTGCGGACCTGACGGGCGGTGGGTGACAGACGAGACGGGGTGGCCCTGGCGGGACCATTCGCAGTGCGAGGACCCGGcgcaggagcagctgctgcag CGGCAGGCCTGGCTGCTGGAGCAGTTCCGTCTCCTCTACACCGTGGGATACTCCCTCTCCCTCATCGCCctcctcctggcactgctgctgcttctgctcttcag GCGCCTGCGTTGCACCCGCAACTTCATCCACGCCAACCTCTTCCTGTCCTTCGTGCTGCGGGCGGGCGCCATCCTGACACGGGATGCGCTGCTCCAACGCCGACTGCGCCCCGGTCCCGGGCAccccctgcagctgctgggccAGCAG CAGGCAGTGACAGGGTGCCGGCTGGCCCAGGCTCTCACCCAGTACTGTGTGGGGGCTAACTACGGGTGGCTGCTGGCCGAAGGACTCTTCCTCCACAAGCTCCTGGTGCTGGCAGCCTTCTCCGGCGAGCgctgcctccctgccttcctcctccttggcTGGG GAGGTCCCGTGCTCTTCGTGGTACCATGGGTGGTGATGAGGTACCTCTATGAGAATGAGGG GTGCTGGGAGAGGAACGAGAAGGCAGCAGTATGGTGGATAATCCGCTGTCCCATCCTGATGGCTGTGGTG GTGAACTTCGTGGTGTTTGTGCGCATCGTCCGCATCTTGGTGGCCAAAGTCCGGGCGCATCAGGTGTCCCGCGGGGACACCAGGGTCAG gctggcCAGGTCGACACTGACACTGATCCCGCTGCTGGGGGTGCATGAGGTGGCCTTCGCCCTggtgggagaggggcaggggggtggcACTCTGCGCCTGGTGCGGCTTTGCCTGCAGCtactgctctcctcctcccag GGCCTCATTGTCAGCATCCTCTACTGCTTCGTCAACAAGGAG GTGCAGGCGGAGGTGCGACGTGGGTGGCAGCGGTGCCGCTTGGGTGCCCCATGCCCATCCggccccccccgagccccctcCCGTGGCACCCGCCGCTACGTGGCAGTGGGggggcagcacccagcacccccccatCCCGGGGGGCACCTGATTGCcgagagctgctgctga
- the LOC138683846 gene encoding gastric inhibitory polypeptide receptor-like isoform X2 yields MGHWAVAPPLLSRVLRGAEEERSAQATLAAWREYRHACELRLRLDPPAPGPVCNRSFDMYACWGDAAPNSTITVPCPWYLPWHHRVQGGVVARRCGPDGRWVTDETGWPWRDHSQCEDPAQEQLLQRQAWLLEQFRLLYTVGYSLSLIALLLALLLLLLFRRLRCTRNFIHANLFLSFVLRAGAILTRDALLQRRLRPGPGHPLQLLGQQAVTGCRLAQALTQYCVGANYGWLLAEGLFLHKLLVLAAFSGERCLPAFLLLGWGGPVLFVVPWVVMRYLYENEGCWERNEKAAVWWIIRCPILMAVVVNFVVFVRIVRILVAKVRAHQVSRGDTRVRLARSTLTLIPLLGVHEVAFALVGEGQGGGTLRLVRLCLQLLLSSSQGLIVSILYCFVNKEVQAEVRRGWQRCRLGAPCPSGPPRAPSRGTRRYVAVGGQHPAPPHPGGHLIAESCC; encoded by the exons ATGGGCCACTGGGCAGTGGCCCCACCTCTGCTCAGCCGGGTCCTGCGTGGGGCAGAG GAGGAGCGCTCAGCCCAGGCGACGCTGGCTGCCTGGCGTGAGTACCGGCATGCTTGTGAGCTGCGCCTGCGCCTCGACCCCCCGGCACCTG GACCCGTCTGCAACCGCAGCTTTGACATGTACGCCTGCTGGGGGGACGCGGCTCCCAACAGCACCATCACCGTCCCCTGCCCGTGGTACCTGCCCTGGCACCACCGAG TGCAGGGTGGGGTGGTGGCTCGGCGCTGCGGACCTGACGGGCGGTGGGTGACAGACGAGACGGGGTGGCCCTGGCGGGACCATTCGCAGTGCGAGGACCCGGcgcaggagcagctgctgcag CGGCAGGCCTGGCTGCTGGAGCAGTTCCGTCTCCTCTACACCGTGGGATACTCCCTCTCCCTCATCGCCctcctcctggcactgctgctgcttctgctcttcag GCGCCTGCGTTGCACCCGCAACTTCATCCACGCCAACCTCTTCCTGTCCTTCGTGCTGCGGGCGGGCGCCATCCTGACACGGGATGCGCTGCTCCAACGCCGACTGCGCCCCGGTCCCGGGCAccccctgcagctgctgggccAGCAG GCAGTGACAGGGTGCCGGCTGGCCCAGGCTCTCACCCAGTACTGTGTGGGGGCTAACTACGGGTGGCTGCTGGCCGAAGGACTCTTCCTCCACAAGCTCCTGGTGCTGGCAGCCTTCTCCGGCGAGCgctgcctccctgccttcctcctccttggcTGGG GAGGTCCCGTGCTCTTCGTGGTACCATGGGTGGTGATGAGGTACCTCTATGAGAATGAGGG GTGCTGGGAGAGGAACGAGAAGGCAGCAGTATGGTGGATAATCCGCTGTCCCATCCTGATGGCTGTGGTG GTGAACTTCGTGGTGTTTGTGCGCATCGTCCGCATCTTGGTGGCCAAAGTCCGGGCGCATCAGGTGTCCCGCGGGGACACCAGGGTCAG gctggcCAGGTCGACACTGACACTGATCCCGCTGCTGGGGGTGCATGAGGTGGCCTTCGCCCTggtgggagaggggcaggggggtggcACTCTGCGCCTGGTGCGGCTTTGCCTGCAGCtactgctctcctcctcccag GGCCTCATTGTCAGCATCCTCTACTGCTTCGTCAACAAGGAG GTGCAGGCGGAGGTGCGACGTGGGTGGCAGCGGTGCCGCTTGGGTGCCCCATGCCCATCCggccccccccgagccccctcCCGTGGCACCCGCCGCTACGTGGCAGTGGGggggcagcacccagcacccccccatCCCGGGGGGCACCTGATTGCcgagagctgctgctga
- the LOC138683846 gene encoding gastric inhibitory polypeptide receptor-like isoform X5: MLVSCACASTPRHLDPSATAALTCTPAGGTRLPTAPSPSPARGTCPGTTERQAWLLEQFRLLYTVGYSLSLIALLLALLLLLLFRRLRCTRNFIHANLFLSFVLRAGAILTRDALLQRRLRPGPGHPLQLLGQQQAVTGCRLAQALTQYCVGANYGWLLAEGLFLHKLLVLAAFSGERCLPAFLLLGWGGPVLFVVPWVVMRYLYENEGCWERNEKAAVWWIIRCPILMAVVVNFVVFVRIVRILVAKVRAHQVSRGDTRVRLARSTLTLIPLLGVHEVAFALVGEGQGGGTLRLVRLCLQLLLSSSQGLIVSILYCFVNKEVQAEVRRGWQRCRLGAPCPSGPPRAPSRGTRRYVAVGGQHPAPPHPGGHLIAESCC; encoded by the exons ATGCTTGTGAGCTGCGCCTGCGCCTCGACCCCCCGGCACCTG GACCCGTCTGCAACCGCAGCTTTGACATGTACGCCTGCTGGGGGGACGCGGCTCCCAACAGCACCATCACCGTCCCCTGCCCGTGGTACCTGCCCTGGCACCACCGAG CGGCAGGCCTGGCTGCTGGAGCAGTTCCGTCTCCTCTACACCGTGGGATACTCCCTCTCCCTCATCGCCctcctcctggcactgctgctgcttctgctcttcag GCGCCTGCGTTGCACCCGCAACTTCATCCACGCCAACCTCTTCCTGTCCTTCGTGCTGCGGGCGGGCGCCATCCTGACACGGGATGCGCTGCTCCAACGCCGACTGCGCCCCGGTCCCGGGCAccccctgcagctgctgggccAGCAG CAGGCAGTGACAGGGTGCCGGCTGGCCCAGGCTCTCACCCAGTACTGTGTGGGGGCTAACTACGGGTGGCTGCTGGCCGAAGGACTCTTCCTCCACAAGCTCCTGGTGCTGGCAGCCTTCTCCGGCGAGCgctgcctccctgccttcctcctccttggcTGGG GAGGTCCCGTGCTCTTCGTGGTACCATGGGTGGTGATGAGGTACCTCTATGAGAATGAGGG GTGCTGGGAGAGGAACGAGAAGGCAGCAGTATGGTGGATAATCCGCTGTCCCATCCTGATGGCTGTGGTG GTGAACTTCGTGGTGTTTGTGCGCATCGTCCGCATCTTGGTGGCCAAAGTCCGGGCGCATCAGGTGTCCCGCGGGGACACCAGGGTCAG gctggcCAGGTCGACACTGACACTGATCCCGCTGCTGGGGGTGCATGAGGTGGCCTTCGCCCTggtgggagaggggcaggggggtggcACTCTGCGCCTGGTGCGGCTTTGCCTGCAGCtactgctctcctcctcccag GGCCTCATTGTCAGCATCCTCTACTGCTTCGTCAACAAGGAG GTGCAGGCGGAGGTGCGACGTGGGTGGCAGCGGTGCCGCTTGGGTGCCCCATGCCCATCCggccccccccgagccccctcCCGTGGCACCCGCCGCTACGTGGCAGTGGGggggcagcacccagcacccccccatCCCGGGGGGCACCTGATTGCcgagagctgctgctga
- the LOC138683846 gene encoding gastric inhibitory polypeptide receptor-like isoform X4 has translation MLVSCACASTPRHLDPSATAALTCTPAGGTRLPTAPSPSPARGTCPGTTEGGVVARRCGPDGRWVTDETGWPWRDHSQCEDPAQEQLLQRQAWLLEQFRLLYTVGYSLSLIALLLALLLLLLFRRLRCTRNFIHANLFLSFVLRAGAILTRDALLQRRLRPGPGHPLQLLGQQQAVTGCRLAQALTQYCVGANYGWLLAEGLFLHKLLVLAAFSGERCLPAFLLLGWGGPVLFVVPWVVMRYLYENEGCWERNEKAAVWWIIRCPILMAVVVNFVVFVRIVRILVAKVRAHQVSRGDTRVRLARSTLTLIPLLGVHEVAFALVGEGQGGGTLRLVRLCLQLLLSSSQGLIVSILYCFVNKEVQAEVRRGWQRCRLGAPCPSGPPRAPSRGTRRYVAVGGQHPAPPHPGGHLIAESCC, from the exons ATGCTTGTGAGCTGCGCCTGCGCCTCGACCCCCCGGCACCTG GACCCGTCTGCAACCGCAGCTTTGACATGTACGCCTGCTGGGGGGACGCGGCTCCCAACAGCACCATCACCGTCCCCTGCCCGTGGTACCTGCCCTGGCACCACCGAG GGTGGGGTGGTGGCTCGGCGCTGCGGACCTGACGGGCGGTGGGTGACAGACGAGACGGGGTGGCCCTGGCGGGACCATTCGCAGTGCGAGGACCCGGcgcaggagcagctgctgcag CGGCAGGCCTGGCTGCTGGAGCAGTTCCGTCTCCTCTACACCGTGGGATACTCCCTCTCCCTCATCGCCctcctcctggcactgctgctgcttctgctcttcag GCGCCTGCGTTGCACCCGCAACTTCATCCACGCCAACCTCTTCCTGTCCTTCGTGCTGCGGGCGGGCGCCATCCTGACACGGGATGCGCTGCTCCAACGCCGACTGCGCCCCGGTCCCGGGCAccccctgcagctgctgggccAGCAG CAGGCAGTGACAGGGTGCCGGCTGGCCCAGGCTCTCACCCAGTACTGTGTGGGGGCTAACTACGGGTGGCTGCTGGCCGAAGGACTCTTCCTCCACAAGCTCCTGGTGCTGGCAGCCTTCTCCGGCGAGCgctgcctccctgccttcctcctccttggcTGGG GAGGTCCCGTGCTCTTCGTGGTACCATGGGTGGTGATGAGGTACCTCTATGAGAATGAGGG GTGCTGGGAGAGGAACGAGAAGGCAGCAGTATGGTGGATAATCCGCTGTCCCATCCTGATGGCTGTGGTG GTGAACTTCGTGGTGTTTGTGCGCATCGTCCGCATCTTGGTGGCCAAAGTCCGGGCGCATCAGGTGTCCCGCGGGGACACCAGGGTCAG gctggcCAGGTCGACACTGACACTGATCCCGCTGCTGGGGGTGCATGAGGTGGCCTTCGCCCTggtgggagaggggcaggggggtggcACTCTGCGCCTGGTGCGGCTTTGCCTGCAGCtactgctctcctcctcccag GGCCTCATTGTCAGCATCCTCTACTGCTTCGTCAACAAGGAG GTGCAGGCGGAGGTGCGACGTGGGTGGCAGCGGTGCCGCTTGGGTGCCCCATGCCCATCCggccccccccgagccccctcCCGTGGCACCCGCCGCTACGTGGCAGTGGGggggcagcacccagcacccccccatCCCGGGGGGCACCTGATTGCcgagagctgctgctga